In a single window of the Acidobacteriaceae bacterium genome:
- the fliD gene encoding flagellar filament capping protein FliD encodes MSSVSSINSLLSSALSGSSTSTSSAVDLSSLLQAATGASSEGIDVTSAVDAALSADRAPEREWQAQQSTISSQVSALTTLQAALSAVSQDLSNLSDIDGSLASRTVSSSSTQISGSATAGATIGTHSVSVANLATSASWYSGPVPSAGSALGTSTLTISANGGAQTTFTTGSGIDSISDLANAINSASLGINASVVTDATGSRLALVSSTTGSAADFSVSYGASGSSSWSSASVASASTQLQAGSFRIVDSGSNTAITVNPGETLSGLADDINSQATGVSASVVTDSSGVHLQIASTDGSAVSLSADPTFNLTRASTATNASLTVDGIPVSSASNTVTGVVPGLTLNLTGTTAGTSSATVTVNADSNQISQTLSAFVSDYNSALSQVNSQFTYSTSTGSQGALSGDSIVRSLQGMLEGIVSYTAPAGAASGSTTIQSLSDLGITVNDDGSLALNTATLDSAVANPGAVQSLFQGTALNGFAQQFSTELSEFADPATGAIAQEIGNLNQQYSGLQSQISDYESGYIASQQTVLTAMYSKAEIALQQLPAEMQQIQSQLGNNSSKN; translated from the coding sequence GCAGCGAAGGCATCGACGTGACGTCCGCGGTCGATGCGGCCCTTTCCGCAGATCGTGCGCCTGAACGGGAGTGGCAGGCGCAACAGTCGACGATTTCGTCGCAAGTGAGTGCACTCACCACACTACAGGCCGCGCTCTCAGCTGTATCGCAGGATCTAAGTAATCTCAGTGACATAGACGGTTCGCTTGCGTCGCGCACAGTGTCATCTAGTTCGACACAGATCAGCGGATCTGCGACGGCTGGAGCTACAATCGGCACACATTCCGTAAGCGTGGCAAACCTCGCCACTAGTGCATCGTGGTACTCCGGCCCTGTGCCCAGTGCCGGCTCCGCTCTGGGGACGTCTACGCTGACGATATCCGCAAATGGTGGCGCTCAGACCACATTTACGACCGGTTCCGGTATAGACTCGATCTCTGATCTGGCGAACGCAATCAATTCAGCATCGTTAGGAATCAACGCTAGCGTCGTAACGGACGCGACCGGATCGAGGCTGGCGCTAGTAAGTTCTACGACGGGCTCCGCAGCGGATTTCAGCGTGAGTTACGGCGCATCAGGCTCAAGCTCCTGGTCATCGGCGTCCGTCGCGAGCGCATCCACTCAACTACAGGCCGGCAGTTTTCGAATTGTTGATAGCGGCTCGAATACAGCTATCACCGTGAACCCAGGCGAAACACTTTCAGGTCTCGCAGACGACATTAATTCGCAAGCGACGGGAGTCAGTGCGTCGGTCGTTACAGACTCCTCTGGTGTTCACCTGCAGATTGCTTCTACTGATGGCAGCGCAGTGAGCCTCAGTGCGGATCCGACGTTCAATCTGACACGGGCGAGTACGGCTACGAATGCATCGTTGACTGTGGATGGAATTCCCGTGAGCAGCGCGAGCAATACGGTAACGGGTGTTGTCCCAGGATTGACGCTTAATCTGACAGGGACAACGGCAGGAACCAGCTCCGCGACAGTTACGGTCAACGCCGATAGCAATCAAATTAGCCAAACGCTTTCAGCATTTGTATCGGACTACAACAGTGCGCTGTCACAGGTGAACTCGCAATTTACATACAGCACGTCGACCGGGTCTCAAGGGGCATTGAGCGGTGACAGCATCGTCCGATCTCTCCAGGGCATGCTTGAGGGGATTGTGTCTTATACCGCGCCAGCCGGCGCGGCGAGCGGGTCTACGACGATCCAGTCGCTTAGCGACCTGGGGATCACGGTAAACGACGATGGCTCGCTGGCCTTGAATACGGCGACTCTCGATTCGGCGGTTGCGAACCCCGGTGCAGTTCAGAGCCTTTTCCAGGGAACTGCGCTGAACGGGTTCGCACAACAGTTCAGTACGGAGCTCAGTGAATTCGCTGATCCAGCGACCGGAGCAATTGCACAAGAGATCGGTAATCTCAATCAACAGTACTCCGGCTTGCAGTCGCAAATTAGTGATTATGAGTCCGGATACATCGCATCGCAGCAGACTGTGCTAACCGCGATGTACAGCAAGGCTGAGATAGCATTGCAGCAACTCCCTGCTGAAATGCAACAGATCCAGTCACAGTTAGGGAACAACAGCTCCAAGAATTAG
- a CDS encoding glycoside hydrolase family 2 TIM barrel-domain containing protein: MNRLTRRRFLQSSIQAGTVLAMHPLLGAAKVPVSGPSHWETSLDNDWTFLGKVSAPSEPVAVTLPHSVAKLSWQDWDPTLWEDVFLYRRTLTRPTGSDGLRTFLMFEGAMVTADVSVNGTALAQHKGGYLPFKYEITSLLQQQNSIEVKLDARFQDVPPEGSPRGRSAVDYYVPGGMIRGAKLYTVPAVYLSDVFAKPLNVLSNSRSVELSCTVDALTRSAGAAVLDAVLLDGHRVIARARKNAGELAAGSTTINFSLSELSDVKLWDNDNPNLYTVVVTMHIGTKPVHEYRRRIGFREAKFTVDGFYLNGKKMQFFGLDRHELYPYTGYAMPARVMRKDAEIIRRDFNCNMVRCSHYPQHEAFLDACDELGLMVWEETPGWQYIGDQTFQDQVVENVRDMIRRDRNRPSIIVWGVRVNESHNDPPLYNRTYAAAKELDDSRPTSGSMTGFGNWKTDWHEDVFAFDDYHQSPDGSVQIHPPLPGIPYMLAETVGQYTYTAPGFNNKYRRAADVTMQYHQAIYHAQAHDRARAYDRMCGVVAWCAFEYGSPNNGYKGVKNPGIADVFRIPKLGASFYQAQVSPTVRPVIAPNFYWDFGTMTPHGPGKNLAIFHNCDYLELFVDGKHHATVRPDSEGYPHLLHPPSWVDLELDGTNHPELRIDGFVNGRKIVTRSFSSDTSQDQLIVKADDASIRGDSIDATRVVFYLADKYGALRLLSAGDVSIDIAGPCVLIGDRTFSLTESGGAGAVWVKSEPNASGEITVKVAHPNVGTHVVSVRIERV; this comes from the coding sequence CCTACTTTATGGGAGGATGTCTTTCTCTACCGCAGGACGTTGACTCGGCCAACCGGAAGCGATGGTCTGCGGACCTTTCTGATGTTTGAAGGAGCTATGGTAACAGCCGACGTCAGCGTAAACGGCACTGCCTTGGCTCAACACAAAGGCGGCTATCTTCCATTCAAATACGAGATCACCTCTCTGCTTCAACAACAGAACAGTATTGAGGTGAAGCTTGACGCACGATTCCAAGACGTACCACCGGAGGGATCGCCTCGCGGACGCAGCGCCGTGGATTATTACGTCCCCGGCGGCATGATCCGCGGGGCAAAGCTTTACACAGTTCCTGCGGTGTACCTGAGTGACGTTTTCGCAAAGCCATTGAACGTCCTCTCAAATTCTCGGAGCGTGGAGCTCAGCTGCACCGTTGACGCACTTACCCGCAGTGCCGGAGCTGCGGTTCTGGATGCGGTATTACTCGACGGCCACAGAGTGATAGCTCGCGCTCGGAAGAACGCAGGAGAGCTCGCGGCAGGATCCACGACAATCAATTTCTCTCTTTCTGAGCTTAGCGACGTGAAGCTCTGGGACAATGACAATCCGAATCTGTATACCGTCGTTGTCACAATGCACATTGGGACCAAGCCCGTGCATGAATACCGCAGGCGTATCGGATTCCGCGAAGCGAAGTTTACGGTGGACGGCTTCTATCTCAATGGCAAAAAGATGCAGTTCTTTGGTCTCGATCGCCACGAGCTCTATCCCTACACTGGCTATGCCATGCCTGCGCGTGTCATGCGGAAGGACGCTGAGATCATTCGCCGAGACTTCAACTGCAACATGGTGCGCTGCTCACATTACCCGCAGCATGAGGCATTTCTCGACGCCTGCGATGAGCTGGGTCTGATGGTGTGGGAGGAAACACCCGGGTGGCAGTACATCGGCGATCAGACGTTTCAAGACCAGGTGGTCGAAAACGTTCGCGACATGATCCGGCGCGATCGCAACCGACCTTCGATCATCGTCTGGGGCGTCCGCGTGAATGAGTCTCACAATGATCCGCCTCTCTATAACCGGACGTATGCAGCGGCTAAGGAGCTCGATGACTCGCGGCCGACTTCAGGATCGATGACAGGATTTGGCAATTGGAAGACGGATTGGCACGAGGACGTCTTCGCCTTTGACGACTACCATCAATCTCCTGATGGTTCCGTGCAGATTCACCCTCCTCTGCCGGGAATTCCCTACATGCTCGCCGAGACCGTAGGTCAGTACACCTACACTGCGCCAGGATTCAACAACAAGTACAGGCGCGCGGCTGATGTGACGATGCAGTACCACCAGGCGATCTACCATGCACAGGCACACGATCGCGCACGTGCCTACGACCGCATGTGCGGTGTAGTTGCATGGTGCGCGTTCGAGTATGGCAGCCCAAATAATGGATACAAGGGGGTTAAAAATCCTGGAATCGCTGATGTTTTCCGGATCCCAAAGCTGGGCGCCAGCTTCTATCAGGCTCAGGTAAGTCCCACCGTACGACCGGTCATCGCGCCGAACTTCTATTGGGACTTTGGCACGATGACACCCCATGGGCCAGGCAAGAATCTGGCAATCTTTCATAACTGCGACTATCTCGAGCTCTTCGTCGACGGAAAACATCATGCGACTGTCAGGCCAGATAGCGAGGGCTATCCGCACCTGCTTCATCCGCCCTCATGGGTAGATCTCGAACTCGACGGTACGAATCACCCGGAATTGCGCATCGATGGTTTCGTCAACGGACGAAAGATTGTGACGCGCTCTTTTTCGTCCGATACCTCACAGGACCAGCTCATTGTAAAAGCGGACGATGCCTCAATTCGCGGAGACAGTATCGACGCGACACGAGTGGTCTTTTATCTCGCCGACAAATACGGCGCGCTCCGCCTTCTCAGCGCGGGGGATGTGAGCATCGATATCGCAGGACCATGCGTGCTGATTGGGGATCGAACTTTCTCACTAACAGAGAGTGGAGGTGCAGGCGCGGTCTGGGTAAAATCCGAACCGAATGCCAGCGGCGAAATCACGGTCAAAGTCGCCCATCCTAATGTTGGAACTCACGTTGTAAGCGTACGGATTGAAAGGGTCTAA
- a CDS encoding flagellar protein FliS, whose translation MKSSLRAYRMSAVEGATHIDVLLACYDALAEDLRLAGGAAGAGDFTARCRYSQHALVVLGHLQSWAPLLENETLEVSLAGFYEYLRKKLLCLQSCVEEDQFLALAMTVCETRAVWQKKKSLLLSSEIPIASEGQPAHSNSVEGPRLHCSA comes from the coding sequence ATGAAAAGCAGTCTCCGTGCCTACCGCATGTCCGCGGTCGAAGGCGCCACTCACATTGATGTTCTTCTGGCATGCTATGACGCCTTAGCAGAGGACCTCCGGTTGGCCGGAGGAGCAGCAGGGGCCGGCGATTTCACAGCACGCTGCCGGTATTCGCAGCATGCGCTTGTTGTGCTTGGTCATTTGCAGAGCTGGGCTCCTCTTTTGGAGAACGAGACTTTGGAAGTGAGCCTGGCCGGTTTTTACGAATATCTCCGCAAGAAATTGCTCTGTCTTCAATCCTGCGTCGAAGAGGATCAGTTCTTGGCTCTTGCAATGACCGTCTGCGAAACGAGGGCTGTTTGGCAAAAGAAAAAAAGCCTGCTGTTGTCCTCAGAAATTCCAATCGCGTCGGAAGGACAGCCGGCTCACAGCAACTCCGTAGAGGGACCTCGGTTGCACTGCTCAGCATAG